A region of Plasmodium falciparum 3D7 genome assembly, chromosome: 12 DNA encodes the following proteins:
- a CDS encoding multiple RNA-binding domain-containing protein 1, putative, whose translation MTTFTFNSCSAEIPNYKNKNNNIVNYNKCSNLFSSKNEEDGYDKTRLIIKNIPKYMNEIDLKKHFFKMKDHNINFQITDIKIMKRKKIIKNKEHYESRRICFIGFLNNYHCQCFKKFFNNTYINTSKIIIEDAISPSDLKSNNSICNNSHFQNFNNVPIDIQKIKIKQKDKNKDKNKNKNKDKNKNKDKGKSIQIVKEQNCINKIVQVKKTKAGMNTTRTHVIYMDEDNPPTLPSVQHLQNDNSEIKKKKKKKKKKKKKEKHNMINEDNNTQCNKNHTSDHKNDQQIIKSSELLLDDASNTHSNNEDNALEWLKEISKKKKKKDESSDMVSNIKNDNIEHVKNVDKSDMTINMDTQKNDTTYELDIQSESEEMNTGKLIIFNLPPINEQDIKSLCERYGPIVDVKVFKKNLIKGDTQIYLNNKSKTKSSDDFFIKLLKGNTSNNNHNNNKKNKDDDYNKKDDNNSFIIDQSKVEQHSNNQKCNKNILYNDLTNVNVYAFVNFMFPSSCEKAKIHLDNKIYRGKILIAKYSKEKKITNYEENIENINEKNIFIKLSNDCKTSYKKIVEIQKKKSCQNENMWNILYTDINTSINNFCKENNCSVESVLNIKDKNIAVNVSLTETYIINKIKTWIKNEGIYLDAFEQIYVKKKKNEDEKDITKINSNNKNENIEKNNNDNNNNNNNTSNEVDKDDKEIVKYRRSDDTIIIKNLSIYTNQNDIINLFKQYGILKRVSFSPYNNICIIQYENADNAKKAFISNSYIRYKKLPLYLEWAPLNLFAKQKDIEDDNNYGMNDKRTIKREETNEDDVTRNTDQYDHKNGDTNDNNNNNNDDGDSHNVNVNDDGDDDEDDDDDEYGEGTHASIYIKNINFNTKEEDLKNLFDKMEGFITCNIVKSKKVILQKDKESNKISNQYNTVSSGYGFAEFKNKELAMEAIKRLTGTRLNDHLLEMSLSHNRIRKKKNINQKKNEDEKLVLKNKKQVTKKLVVKNLAFQVNKEELRKLFSAFGNVKSVRIPKNVYNRSRGYAFIEFMSKKESCNAIESLQHTHLYGRHLIIDFADDFMFDKNVDEYDKLKELNNQQNKDIITSEQAKRKSIYESQKSKQVSESKKRRLTSNLKSI comes from the coding sequence atgacgACGTTTACTTTTAATAGTTGTTCGGCTGAAATACCAAattacaaaaacaaaaataacaacatagttaattataataaatgtagCAACTTGTTTAGttcaaaaaatgaagaagatggGTACGACAAAACGAGGCTTATCATAAAGAATATCCCCAAGTATATGAATGAAATTGATTTAAAGAAACATTTTTTCAAAATGAAagatcataatataaatttccAAATTAcagatataaaaattatgaaaagaaagaaaataataaagaataaagAACATTATGAATCACGAAGAATATGTTTTATCGGATTTcttaataattatcattgtcaatgttttaaaaagttttttaataatacatatattaatacaagtaaaataattatagaaGATGCAATTTCTCCATCAGATTTAAAATCAAATAATTCAATATGTAACAATTCACATtttcaaaattttaataatgtcCCTATAGATAtacaaaagataaaaataaaacaaaaagataaaaataaagataaaaataaaaataaaaataaagataaaaataaaaataaagataaaggTAAATCTATACAAATCGTTAAAGAACaaaattgtataaataaaattgttcaagttaaaaaaacaaaagccGGAATGAATACTACTAGAACCCATGTAATTTATATGGATGAAGATAATCCACCTACCCTTCCATCAGTCCAACATTTACAAAATGATAATtctgaaataaaaaaaaaaaaaaaaaaaaaaaaaaaaaaaaaaaaaaaagaaaaacataacatgataaatgaagataataataccCAATGTAATAAAAACCATACCAGTGATCATAAAAATGATCAACAGATTATTAAATCGAGTGAACTTTTATTAGATGATGCATCTAATACGCATTCAAATAACGAAGATAATGCTCTTGAATGGTTAAAGGAAAtttcaaaaaagaaaaaaaaaaaagatgaatcGTCAGATATGGtttcaaatataaaaaatgataacatTGAACATGTTAAAAATGTTGATAAGAGTGATATGACCATTAATATGGATACCCAAAAAAATGATACTACATACGAGTTAGATATTCAAAGCGAATCTGAAGAAATGAACACTGGAAAGTTAATCATCTTTAATCTGCCACCAATAAATGAACAGGATATTAAATCGTTATGTGAGAGATATGGTCCCATAGTAGATGTAaaagtttttaaaaaaaatttaattaaaggAGATACgcaaatatatttgaataacaAAAGTAAAACTAAATCGAGTGAtgatttttttatcaaattGTTAAAAGGAAATacatcaaataataatcataataataataaaaaaaataaagatgatgattacaacaaaaaagatgataataattcttttattatagaCCAAAGTAAAGTTGAACAACATAGTAATAatcaaaaatgtaataaGAACATTTTATACAACGATTTAACAAACGTAAACGTTTATGCTTTTGTAAATTTTATGTTTCCGAGTTCATGTGAGAAAGCAAAAATACATctagataataaaatatatagaggtaaaatattaatcgcgaaatattcaaaagaaaagaaaataactaattatgaagaaaatatagaaaacataaatgaaaaaaatatttttattaaattatcaaATGATTGTAAGACttcttacaaaaaaatagtagaaatacaaaaaaaaaaatcctgtcaaaatgaaaacatgtggaatatattatataccgATATTAATACaagtattaataatttttgtaaGGAAAATAATTGTTCCGTGGAGTctgtattaaatataaaagataaaaatattgcaGTCAACGTTTCGTTAACagaaacatatattattaataaaataaagacaTGGATAAAAAATGAAGGGATATATCTAGATGCTTTTgaacaaatatatgtaaaaaaaaaaaaaaatgaagatgaaaaagatataacaaaaataaacagtaataataaaaatgaaaatatagaaaaaaataataatgataataataataataataataatacatctaATGAAGTTGATAAAGATGATAAAGAAATTGTAAAATATAGACGAAGTGATGATaccataataattaaaaatttatctatatatacaaatcaaaatgatattataaatttatttaaacaaTATGGTATTTTAAAAAGAGTTAGTTTTTCTccctataataatatttgtattatacaATATGAAAACGCGGATAATGCTAAAAAAGCGTTTATATCAAATTCTTatataagatataaaaaGTTACCTTTATATTTGGAGTGGGCTCCATTAAACTTATTTGCAAAACAGAAGGATATAGAAGATGACAATAATTATGGAATGAATGATAAGAGGACAATAAAAAGGGAGGAAACAAATGAGGATGATGTTACAAGGAATACAGACCAGTATGATCATAAAAATGGCGAcacaaatgataataataataataataatgatgatgggGATTCCCATAATGTTAATGTTAATGATGATGGTGATGATGATgaggatgatgatgatgatgaatatGGAGAAGGCACACACGCAAGTATTTacataaagaatataaactTTAATACTAAAGAAgaagatttaaaaaatttattcgACAAAATGGAAGGTTTTATAACATGTAATATTGTTAAGAGTAAAAAAGTTATTTTGCAAAAAGATAAAgaatcaaataaaatatctaaTCAATATAATACGGTATCATCAGGTTATGGATTTGcagaatttaaaaataaagaattagcTATGGAGGCTATAAAAAGATTAACAGGTACACGATTAAATGATCATTTATTAGAAATGAGTTTATCTCATAATcgaataagaaaaaaaaaaaatattaaccaAAAAAAGAATGAGGATGAAAAATTAGTacttaaaaacaaaaaacaagTAACTAAAAAACTTGTTGTAAAAAATCTAGCCTTTCAAGTAAATAAGGAAGAAttaagaaaattattttcagCTTTTGGAAATGTAAAAAGTGTAAGGATACCAAAGAATGTATATAATCGTAGTAGAGGTTATGCATTTATTGAATTTATGTCCAAAAAAGAATCCTGTAATGCTATCGAATCTTTACAACATACACATTTATATGGAAGACATCTAATAATAGACTTTGCTGATGATTTTATGTTTGATAAAAATGTAGatgaatatgataaattaaaagaattaaataaccaacaaaataaagatattataaCATCCGAACAAGCTAAAAGAAAATCAATATATGAATCTCAAAAGAGCAAACAAGTAAGTGAATCCAAAAAAAGAAGGCTCACATCAAATTTGAAATCAATATAG
- a CDS encoding GTP-binding protein EngA encodes MNYNKISLYIIIFCFSLSFFHTFIVIKKFNIYSKQLFPQTYNTYTHNISKKKKKKCTYNINYYYCSSLPYLEDFNIARDKKSAFAIYMNHKNDQINEQINNDVSNITNVDHIRENQDHNIFTDCNKMIEPKKKKKKKNIKMNKIRIKVMKENKMKNKKLMKNKNTFNINQHSTSNGNNMMKEEGKKEQKKKYDEKDDDDEKDDDDDEKDDDDDEKDDDDDEKDDDDDEKDDDDDEKDDDDDEKDDDDDEKDDDDDEKDDDDDEKDDDDDEKDDDDDEKDDDDDDEKDDDDDDEKGYDNDYDNHNDYHNDNYYGQNEFIQISSNKDYKQTLISNSQEINHNYIYDKEKRSSKTYIPNNIIQNNSNQEDIQIDDVQTEENKKNKKKKDVELNIIRNLPLISIIGRPNVGKSTIFNRLTRKYQDGSIVLDVSSTRDKLYGEVEWEGYKFELVDTGGLVFEQEKFSKEIKDQILMALKESSVVIFVVDGIHGVDPRDIEICRFLRKYILLKHPQGKYINKKEQQMGNSNTHVNTNIKELYNNNNKEEDDVEDDVERYDKINQCHIKYNIKKETSNSTHKNVKIYPKEDYKKLHLKVILCVNKCESYKDGFYKAQEFWSLGFGNPFPCSGIHGNGLSEILDECIKHIDKIKINEEHDDINEQNTINISFIGKPNTGKSSILNKILNCNRFIVSPLAGTTVDSIDVLVKLKQSDRIYRLIDTAGIQKRKKNVPFNNKTKYEYLLYNRTEKAIKRSDVCILVIDSFNGISTQDINIARKIVQENKSCIICCNKWDLIYNKNDIFNDTKNYVLNLLKPIDFSNIIFISAKTSQRLLNIFHLAEETYKNYTKRVNTNTLNDIIKEALLLRPPIPIKNKSLNIYYAFQSHIKPPSFVFFCNSEKSVYANYTKYLENKIREAFDIKGTPIKIYYKQKKLRKIINKDKRPDKYNLDIRAIQKNFEKMQSIRKT; translated from the coding sequence ATGaactataataaaatttcactttatataataattttttgtttttccttATCCTTTTTTCACACatttattgttataaaaaagtttaatatatattctaaaCAATTATTTCCTCAGACCTATAACACATACACACATAATATatcgaaaaagaaaaaaaaaaaatgtacatataatattaattattattattgttcttCCTTACCTTATCTAGAGGATTTTAATATTGCAAGGGACAAAAAAAGTGCCTTCGCAATTTATATGAATCATAAAAATGACcaaataaatgaacaaataaataatgatgtgTCGAATATAACCAATGTTGACCATATAAGAGAAAATCAGGATCATAACATATTTACAGATTGTAATAAAATGATAgagccaaaaaaaaaaaaaaaaaaaaaaaatattaaaatgaataaaataagaataaaagtaatgaaagaaaataaaatgaaaaataaaaaattgatgaaaaataaaaatacatttaatataaatcaaCATAGTACATCAAatggtaataatatgatGAAGGAGGAgggaaaaaaagaacaaaaaaaaaaatatgatgaaaaggatgatgatgatgaaaaggatgatgatgatgatgaaaaggatgatgatgatgatgaaaaggatgatgatgatgatgaaaaggatgatgatgatgatgaaaaggatgatgatgatgatgaaaaggatgatgatgatgatgaaaaggatgatgatgatgatgaaaaggatgatgatgatgatgaaaaggatgatgatgatgatgaaaaggatgatgatgatgatgaaaaggatgatgatgatgatgaaaaggatgatgatgatgatgatgaaaaggatgatgatgatgatgatgaaaaaggTTATGATAATGATTATGATAACCATAACGATTACCATAACGATAATTATTATGGTCAAAATGAATTTATTCAAATTTCATCGAATAAGGATTATAAACAAACACTTATTTCAAACTCACAAGAAataaatcataattatatttatgataaagaaaaaaggtcctcaaaaacatatatccctaataatataatacaaaacaATAGTAATCAGGAAGATATTCAAATTGATGATGTACAGactgaagaaaataaaaagaataaaaaaaagaaagatgttgaattaaatataatcagGAATTTACCATTAATATCAATTATTGGTCGACCTAATGTTGGTAAGTCTACCATTTTTAATCGACTAACTCGAAAATATCAAGATGGTAGTATTGTTTTAGATGTTAGTAGTACGAGAGATAAACTTTATGGAGAAGTTGAGTGGGAAGGATATAAATTTGAACTTGTGGATACAGGAGGTTTAGTTTTTGAACAAGAAAAGTTTTCAAAAGAAATAAAGGATCAAATTCTTATGGCTCTAAAAGAATCATCAGTTGTTATTTTTGTCGTTGATGGTATACATGGTGTGGACCCACGAGATATCGAAATTTGCCGttttttaagaaaatatatacttttgaAACATCCacaaggaaaatatataaataaaaaggaacaaCAAATGGGAAATTCAAATACACAtgttaatacaaatataaaagagttatataataataataataaagaagaagatgatgTAGAAGATGATGTAGAAAGATATGACAAAATTAATCAGTGCCATAtaaagtataatataaaaaaagaaacatctAATAGTACACATAAGAATGTTAAAATTTATCCTAAAgaagattataaaaaattacacCTAAAGGTTATATTATGTGTAAATAAATGTGAATCTTATAAAGATGGTTTTTATAAAGCACAAGAATTTTGGTCCCTTGGATTTGGTAACCCTTTTCCATGTAGTGGGATCCATGGAAATGGTCTTTCAGAAATTCTAGATGAATGTATTAAACATAtagacaaaataaaaattaatgaagaacatgatgatataaatgaacaaaatactATAAATATTAGTTTTATAGGAAAACCAAATACTGGAAAATCAAGtatattaaacaaaatattaaattgtaATCGTTTTATTGTATCTCCATTAGCTGGAACAACCGTAGATTCTATTGATGTTCttgtaaaattaaaacaaagtGATCGTATATATCGACTTATTGATACAGCAGGAATacagaaaagaaaaaaaaatgtaccatttaataataaaacgaAATATGAATATCTATTATATAATCGAACAGAAAAAGCTATAAAAAGAAGTGATGTATGTATTCTTGTAATTGATTCATTTAATGGTATTAGTACtcaagatataaatattgcTAGAAAAATCGtacaagaaaataaaagttgTATTATTTGTTGTAATAAATGGGAtctcatatataataaaaatgatatttttaATGATACCAAAAATTATGTTCTAAATCTACTAAAACCTATAGACTTTTCtaatattatcttcatttcGGCTAAAACGTCACAAAGgttattaaacatatttcATCTTGCTGaagaaacatataaaaattatacaaaacGTGTTAATACAAATACTCTTAATGATATCATAAAAGAAGCATTACTCCTAAGACCACCCATAcctattaaaaataaatcattaaatatatattatgcttTTCAATCTCATATTAAACCACCAAGTTTTGTCTTCTTTTGTAATTCAGAAAAATCAGTATATGCTAactatacaaaatatttagaaaataaaatacgaGAAGCATTCGACATTAAAGGTACACCTATCAAAATTTattacaaacaaaaaaaattaagaaaaattattaacaaAGATAAAAGACCTGATAAGTATAATCTAGACATACGTGccatacaaaaaaattttgaaaaaatgcAATCTATAAGAAAAACatga